The genomic stretch CCGTATTCACGAGGCAAAATTTATTCTTACGATAGTCAAAGGTAAaggtgaaaagaagaaacactATTGGCAGTCACGGTTCAACTTACGTCAACGTCGCCCATCATCTCCTTCGTTGAGACAGTAGTATCAATGCGTCGAATGCTACCCTGGTGAATGTCAACGTCCAGTTTAACGCACTGGAATCTTCTCAGGAAGAATACTATCGGCATTGGCGCTACACCAGCGATCACGATGATCACTGCAATGACGAGGACCCAGCCTGGATAGCTTGTAGGAACGCTGACTCCCTGTTGAGAAACGTGATCGAAGCAAATTAAGCATCCGTCGACCGAGACCAAAGTCAGTACTCACTTTCGTCGCGTCCCAAGCCGAATATTCCGGTTTTTgaatgaacatgcaaacgatGCTGGAAACGAGAATCCCCGCCATGATTAGGGGCGCCAAGAATCTCCACGTCACCTGCCAATACCACCCAGGTCGATACCCTGTCATGTCCTCAATGTCCTTGGTGAACCTGTGAAATAATCAAAGTGCAGTTTTGGTAGGCTGGCGGGGCTTGGAACTGAGAATGAAAGTGTTTGAGGAATACTTTTCGTGTCCGTAGATATAAATGACCGCAACCATTTCCATCAATCCGACAACGACGAGTCCTATTGTACCGGCAAAGCTGTCGAACATCTTCAACCAGTATTCGCCAGCCCCGGTGGTGAATATCAAACCGACGCAGAAGCAGATTACGCAGACAACCGCTGAAACGATTATTGAGCATGTTGAGGAAGGGACGAAAATACAGGGAATCAAAGAGTAGGAACGGTACAGCTTCGACGAGGTGGAGCTTACCAGTCACTTACCGGTGATGTACTGTTTTTTAACTCTCTTAAAGAGGTCTATATCAAAGATCACGCAGAGCATCCCTTCGAGAATCCCGATCTGCGATCCCAAGCCCAAGGCTAGCAGCATCAAGAAAAAGATACAGGACCAAAATGGCGCACCTGGGAGCTCCACTATCGCTTGAGTGAAAACTATAAACGCCAAACCAGTTCCTTCGGCAGCCTGATGATCGTTGTTCAATAAATTGTGGTTAAGAGAAGCTGCCACGCGGAGAGAATCACGTATGTCACTTTCTACCGAAATGGTTGTGACTTGAGCAGAAACTTTCATGGCATGTAAGAAATTCTACGAAAATTGGTAACATTAACTTCACTCTATCTTGACGATTGGGTGCCACAGAATCAATAATTAGACGCAATAATATTTTGCTTGTTGATCCTCGAAACCGAACCTATTAGTCTCAGACAATATTAACCGCAGTGATAAAGTGCAATATTCTGTAACGCTGCGTGATTCTCTCCACTGTGAATATCCTTTTTTGAGTTTTCAACTCATGCTTATGACTCACCGCGTCGAGCTGTTCTTCAAGACTACAGGTTGCTATGGTGAAATTTTCGGCCGTAGAATTGAAATTGGTTACTATGTCCTCGTATTGTTCATCCGTCGAATTCGACAACAGTAGTCCATTGAATAACAACAGTTCTTTATTGCTGAAACAAAGGtggcgaaggaaaaataattaataacgatTTCGGATGCATATTTTTCGATCAGGTACGCCTTTAAGGTTTGAACAATCGACACACCGACATGATATTAGTCTTAACAATGTTCGTCTCTTCATCTGAATACCGCCGCCGTAGCGGTCTTTAATTGTCGAATGAAATTGGTGTAGCAACATTCCATTTATGATGGCTCCAATACATATCTTACGTGCGCGTCGCGAAGGTCAAGTTGAAGGTTTACCGTTTCATAAGTAAAATCCTCCGAGATATTGATCAAACTGTGGAATAGGCTTTCCGCGATAAGCTAGTATCCTCAGTGAAAACTATATCTCAGCGTCTGCTATAATTCGATACGAGTTCAAGGAAGTCATTTGATCGGTGCGTGTAGGGGCTCATCTACatagaattgaaaatcaaatacGACCTTACCCAGCAATGCACTTATCGACGTTACTCATCGCCTTGAATCCCAGAATCGCAAATATTACAACACTGGCATAGATCGCGGTGAACGCGTTGCAGACGCTAACGAGAATAACGTCACGAACACAATTGTTGTCCGGAGTGTTGTAACTGCCGAATGCTATCAAGGAGCCAAAAGCAAGACCGAAACTGTAGAACACTTGGGTTGCCGCATCCAGCCAAACAGTCGGCTTCAACAGCATTTCCACCTGCGAAAAGTTTCAGTGTCGCCTTAACTATCCAGCAACGGATAAACTTTCAGATACGTcagtgatttcgaaaaaacaCTTCTTGCACTGACCTTCGGAGTATACATGTGAACCAATCCTGCGCTTGCACCCTTCAGCGTTATCCCTCTGATGAAGAAGATGGTCAGCACTAGGTATGGAAACATCGAAGTGAAGTAAACGACCTGAAAATATCGAGTGCCGTTAGTGTTCCATAATTGCTGTTATTCGTGAAAATAGAATGAACTCCAAGGTTCTTAAGAAACGTCAACGAGGTGTAGAAGTAGTTGAGCTTTACCTTTCCCGACGACTGGATCCCCTTCATCACGATGAAGAAAACGATGATCCAACTGACGAGGAGGCACACAACGATCCACCATTTCAAACCTTGTCCATCTTCAATCGAAGGTGCGGCGTCCAAGGTTGTTCTGTACCAGAAATACGCGGTTTCCGAACTCTTCGCGCATTCTTCGACGGGCTTATCGTTCACCATCGGACACGTTGCCCAAGGCAGCGGTTCCtgaggaacaaaaaaatgttgtagtCTATTTTCCTAACGCGAATCTACGACAATGAGGTTTGATTTTGAGGAATGAAATTAACGGCGACATAACAATGACGTCACGGTCGTGCCGTACGAGCTTGAAGAGTGATAGTTTAAAGCGGCGACACGTTTAATTGGCGAATTTGCGACGAGGTCGTAATTATTTAGCAAATTATAACGATTTGTCGCTGTTAGTCAAGTCACGAAACAGTTGTTGCAGGAACTCCGTGCCAGGATACAAGGTCAAGCTGCTTGATACGAAAGCTTCGTACAAGCTTTCCATAAAGTTTTAAATGAGTTTTAAAGAAGTTTATGTTTAATGGAATGAGGAACGAAGAAATCGATGATTGAAGTGTTACGGCAAGtcaattatgaataaaatgagtaaTATGCATGATTCGTGCCCAGATACATTCACTGTAaatcttattttttacttacGCCAAATTTAACCGTCACAGCCTGCGCCGAGATAATTGGAACAAAGAGATAGGGTTAATTTGGGTTAAAATCGATCGTTACAAATcaagcaaatatttttttatatttcattcaatatttcaatctAACTCGATATTACACTCTGAATTCTAAGTTATCCTGAACATTCGATGCCTCGTGTGGCAACAGGGAATTGATTAATAGAAGAATAGACGACTCTATGGCCAAATACCCGCAAACAGGAATCATTGAGTATTTTTTAGGACTTTGTGTTTCCGAACATCGCCTGTTGGTAAAATTACAAGTGACGAAAAATCTTcaattatcatcaataatcTATTGTGAGTAGAGAAAGATCTTCTTTCTTGCCTTGCTATACGGAGGTGAGTTAAAATATTTCGTCAACCGAACAACTGATCGACATAAAATATAAAGGATTAGAATCTCGTCAGCTATAACAGGTTTTAAACGCaacaaaatagattttcaatGACACTTTCATCGTGTTGTTGCTAATATTTCAAACTCAGTTGGGCCAACCCGCAAGATCCTAAACTCTCTTATCGATTCACCCTAATGTTTACGTTTTTCCGGGGTGAATTAAACGGATCTCGGAACAATGGACCGGGAGAAACTTAATCCAAAAGATTCCGACCCAACCCATGAAAAGATTTCCGGAATCCGGATGTCGAACTCTGACCTCCTACACGTTCGCGTGTGTGTCGGCATGATCGCGGCCTTCTATAAACACCAAGGAATGTGTTTGACCTCGATAAAGGGGCCTAAAGGAAAATGACGAACCTGCAAGGAGTTCACGAGGTAGTAGAAACACCAGGCAATGATAACGTTGTAGTAAAGTGCTACGAAGAAGGTGACGATGCAGGAGGCAATACCTATACCTCCGAGCCAAGGATGTATCGTGTTCCAGACTCCCAGGGCTCCTTGTCTCATTTTCTGTCCGACACCTAGTTCTATCAGGAACAAAGGCACTCCCTCGAGGATCAACATCACGAAAAATGGAATGAGAAAGGCGCCTGAAACAAATAGAATAAAACAATTTACACAACGGTATATCGAATTGGAACGAAATTCTCACAGTCTCTTATACATAGCTTCGATTCCATTGTTTGCCCAACAATGATCGGTCTCGTTCTATTTTAGGTCTAGTTTGATACACAGACCcagaattcatttattatagtACCAAACGAGATTTGTGTCTATTTCGGTAAGAAAAATCAAGGTAGATAAGTATAACCTTGACTGTGGTTTGGctctgacatttttttctttgatcaaTCGTGCCCCATTGTTCGAAGCCCTCCCCGGCCTCTTTCCGTTGCACTGTTATCAGCTGACCGATGTGGAACACGCGTCTCTACTGACCCCTTTAGACTGACGCAAATTATTCTCATATGTTTGTGTGCCTGCATACCGAAAAGAGCGAACAAATCGACTACACCAATACGTATAAAAGGTTCGGTAGCGATGAGCAACCGCGTGTAGTCTGCATAGCGAGCGGCTGACCATTGTTATTGGCATCGTTCTACTATTGGTAGAATGAGAATACAAATGAAGGATAAATCGTCAATGCTAGCATATCGATCTTGTACTTCCAAAGTGCTGTGGAATGATGGAGTCATTATACAGACAACCGTaactttctttcttcctttcgtCGGTTCTGCGATTCATTTTTCCCGCTAGTTTCGAATGGTGTTCATTCAAACCGTATAACCGTATGTAGTATGATGTGGTACAGTGTGTAGTACAGTGAGATGTTTcgatttttaagaaattaCAAGGCATCGGTTTGCGGCACATTTTTTCAAGAGAGCACATTATGCCCGACCATGCCGTAGAGAAGCCTTTCGCACGGAATGTTATTGAATCGTTTGATTTCCGCTAGTTATTCAACTCTTTGTACTCTGTATCACCCAGATTAGAATTCTGGAAGCCATACTTCGAAAAGAGGTTGCCCTCCAAGCTCCTGAGACCTATGCCCTACGACAAGGCAGGCAATCCCTAGACCCAGGCGGGTCTTGACCCGGGTCAATCTCGATCGGACGGGATTCACATTTCAGCCTCTCTAACGTCATTTGCTAATTCTTGTATTATATAAACATCAATTTAACCACTGTCGTACTACAAATTACGCATTTTCTAACTAATTGTATATAGTTTAAAGCTTCTACCGGTACTCGCTAATATCTAGATTTCAAGCCTATAGATTAAGgatattgaatattgaaatttcaaagaacATGTATTGCGCAGAACTTTATAGTAACTTTTATCATTCGGCTATAATGAATTGTTATTACTTTCATCGTTGATGGAAAGGTAAGTGTGCAATGGTCAAACCGTCAATGAAACATAACCACGTTAATTGTTTCGCAATTTACAAGGCTTCACGATATTTCCTTCACttattataacaataaattaaaaacgcTCGTGCTGATCAAAAACATAGTGAAATTGGATCCAGGTTATACTTCAGGCATAAAACGAAGACCGGAACATTACAATCTCTCTGTttggtttttaaattttcgttctCTCCGCTAGGCAAACATCTTTTGAACCAAATTGATTTGAATCCACTCCGAAGATGCTGCCATAagttttccaatttcaaaactttccaaactataattgaataacattctacatttcaaatgaaaaaagtagaaaGGCTGAGATTTTCATCGGAATCATCGAAAACGGGGTAATAATATTCGAACCCTCATATCCCGTCGTTGAATCAATTCTTACAAAGTCCATTCAACACCACAAATCTTCGACAGAAGGTATGCAAGATTCTCGACAACATTATATCAAGATATTTtcaagtggaaaaaaatgacatcCACTATGTCCCGCATCGCGGTTGAGTGCTTCGAccgataaattaaaaaacgcAACTTCAGAATGTTGTGGATCCTCCGTTCTTTTTCCCTTATCGGTCAATTGCACGGACCGCTCTATAAAAGGTATCAACTCGTGAATGGGTCAGAGGCCGAGAGGCGTGTTTGCACGCGGATAATTTGCTGAAAGCAACGACGTGCGCAATGGGTCGAAGACCACACGATCCAGCGCTGCATCATACGCGCGCGATGACGACGCAACACGGGTCGTCAGAGGTGGAGGCACCAACCCTCAATCCTCAACCCCTAACCAACTCAATTTCCTCCCCTTCCCTCGCCCCTATTCCACCGAGCCTGCAGGCAGCCGGAGTGTCTGGTATTGATCGCATTCTCTCCGTCCCTCTTTCTCGAcccactctctccctctctctccaaCGTTTTCCGTCTCGCTCTGCTACCCCGTTTCTCTCGGTCTCCGCCGCCCCCGGCACCGCGTGTTATGAGGTTCCTAAAACGAGCGAAACCGAAACCACGCTTTCCCGAAACCCCGTGGACCTTGGGTCCGTACATAAAATATGGGAGAAAAACAAGGTGACGCGTAAGAAAAGAAGGATCCGCGATCGCAGCATCCCGCTTTCCTCCCCCTTGGCTCTTCACCCTTTCTATCCCAGAATGGACTTTACTATACATGACTATGCTAATTTTATATCGGTTTTATGTACTTTTCTTCCGAAGCGGTTACTccgattcttcgtttttccttcttttatGCACTCGTTCGTGGtacgataatatttttttcattcggcaTCGTCCACGGCATCTTTTCGCAAAAGGTGCACCCCCTTTATTTACGCTGTACGACGTACTCAGAGATTAATTGCCTATTTTCGACGCTTCTAACCGCTCAAGGGACactgttcaatttttatcgaacAACGCAAGCGGGCCTTTGAAGCGACGCATGAAAATCAAACGGAGGGTGCAGCAGATCCCCCTAATAAGTCGATACAATGTGAATGGAAACATTGTACACAGCTGCTAATAAACTTGATGAACAAGTGACCAATACCGAGCGTCCACCATGTAACCACGAGGTTCCGCCTGCCTCGAAATGCTGCACGCACTCAACATGTTACGGTACCTGGTGATAATCGTTAAATATTCATTCCGACTATTCGTGATACTGTCTCGTATACTGGCATAGAAAATATACGAAATGGAGTACATGAATTGATTGGGTAAGACTGCTCGATCACATAGAGACCGATCGTTAAGTCTATTCACAAGATAACCCTGTCGACTTACTGGATAAACCATGAAAGGAGACAGAGGTTCGATTATGGTTCACTCCTTGGTTCACCAGATCTTGCGACAGATAGAATCCGTATCGCTGCCTCGAGGGGGTTGTTACGAGTTGGCTCGTAAAATAGGAAAGTGCCTTGTACATAACGTCGAAGAGTTATGTAGTCTCGAAATGAGCTGAGCTGAAGAAGAATTACGCCGAAATCGACGATATGCCCGGTTTTGCATATCGCAAATCTTAATCTGTGTTTCTGTCAGTCGTAAAAtggtatttttcaattatttctaaCATGGCTATTATCTCTGAATCCGTAAACTGACGTCGTTTGTTTTCAAGGTATCAAACGAAATAAACACAATTAATTTTCGCCAATTTTCATCTCCGCGAAAACGTTCGATCACCGTCGAGTGTGTGCAATGGTTTAGATTTCGACAAGACACCAGAGAGATGTGCGTGTCAAGAACGTACAATCGCCCGGGTCACGTGTAGCACTAAACTTATCGATCCGAAAATGTTGGCGTCTTGTGGAATTTTCCAAGCTGCCGAGCGTTCTGTCAATCTTTTCTGGCAAAGAATCCTCCTGATTTTTGCACGTGACTCTCGTCATTCATCATCgcttctttttaaaaaaaaaccttcgtTAACCGCGAAACGTACGATTGGTCGGTAAAATGAGATACAACGATATTTTTACGCTATTGGAAAAATAGGAGAAGTCAATTgctaaaaaagtaaaaaatacgCTCGCAAAATATTTCCTAACTGATCACccattgatttttcaaattatttaacacCCAGTTCTCCAGTGTTTACCTGCATGATAAACAGACAATGGTGCTTTACGGGAGCAAACAGCCTGAGACGTATTAATCGAAGACG from Neodiprion virginianus isolate iyNeoVirg1 chromosome 3, iyNeoVirg1.1, whole genome shotgun sequence encodes the following:
- the LOC124300970 gene encoding sodium- and chloride-dependent transporter XTRP3 isoform X3 — its product is MVVKAEGARNGHELAPLNGEGGQPGQGGGHNVTIVVGGSQGGGGQKTKEENRAAWSGKMQFFLSIIGYSVGLGNIWRFPYLCQQNGGGAFLIPFFVMLILEGVPLFLIELGVGQKMRQGALGVWNTIHPWLGGIGIASCIVTFFVALYYNVIIAWCFYYLVNSLQAVTVKFGEPLPWATCPMVNDKPVEECAKSSETAYFWYRTTLDAAPSIEDGQGLKWWIVVCLLVSWIIVFFIVMKGIQSSGKVVYFTSMFPYLVLTIFFIRGITLKGASAGLVHMYTPKVEMLLKPTVWLDAATQVFYSFGLAFGSLIAFGSYNTPDNNCVRDVILVSVCNAFTAIYASVVIFAILGFKAMSNVDKCIAGNKELLLFNGLLLSNSTDEQYEDIVTNFNSTAENFTIATCSLEEQLDAAAEGTGLAFIVFTQAIVELPGAPFWSCIFFLMLLALGLGSQIGILEGMLCVIFDIDLFKRVKKQYITAVVCVICFCVGLIFTTGAGEYWLKMFDSFAGTIGLVVVGLMEMVAVIYIYGHEKFTKDIEDMTGYRPGWYWQVTWRFLAPLIMAGILVSSIVCMFIQKPEYSAWDATKGVSVPTSYPGWVLVIAVIIVIAGVAPMPIVFFLRRFQCVKLDVDIHQGSIRRIDTTVSTKEMMGDVDL
- the LOC124300970 gene encoding sodium- and chloride-dependent transporter XTRP3 isoform X1 — encoded protein: MVVKAEGARNGHELAPLNGEGGQPGQGGGHNVTIVVGGSQGGGGQKTKEENRAAWSGKMQFFLSIIGYSVGLGNIWRFPYLCQQNGGGAFLIPFFVMLILEGVPLFLIELGVGQKMRQGALGVWNTIHPWLGGIGIASCIVTFFVALYYNVIIAWCFYYLVNSLQAVTVKFGEPLPWATCPMVNDKPVEECAKSSETAYFWYRTTLDAAPSIEDGQGLKWWIVVCLLVSWIIVFFIVMKGIQSSGKVVYFTSMFPYLVLTIFFIRGITLKGASAGLVHMYTPKVEMLLKPTVWLDAATQVFYSFGLAFGSLIAFGSYNTPDNNCVRDVILVSVCNAFTAIYASVVIFAILGFKAMSNVDKCIAGNKELLLFNGLLLSNSTDEQYEDIVTNFNSTAENFTIATCSLEEQLDAAAEGTGLAFIVFTQAIVELPGAPFWSCIFFLMLLALGLGSQIGILEGMLCVIFDIDLFKRVKKQYITAVVCVICFCVGLIFTTGAGEYWLKMFDSFAGTIGLVVVGLMEMVAVIYIYGHEKFTKDIEDMTGYRPGWYWQVTWRFLAPLIMAGILVSSIVCMFIQKPEYSAWDATKGVSVPTSYPGWVLVIAVIIVIAGVAPMPIVFFLRRFQCVKLDVDIHQGSIRRIDTTVSTKEMMGDVDLDEYHDRLEDFPEEEEDEDDNSDDDNNTAPSSARMVANQMKGKAFKMEVMDF
- the LOC124300970 gene encoding sodium- and chloride-dependent transporter XTRP3 isoform X2 — encoded protein: MVVKAEGARNGHELAPLNGEGGQPGQGGGHNVTIVVGGSQGGGGQKTKEENRAAWSGKMQFFLSIIGYSVGLGNIWRFPYLCQQNGGGAFLIPFFVMLILEGVPLFLIELGVGQKMRQGALGVWNTIHPWLGGIGIASCIVTFFVALYYNVIIAWCFYYLVNSLQEPLPWATCPMVNDKPVEECAKSSETAYFWYRTTLDAAPSIEDGQGLKWWIVVCLLVSWIIVFFIVMKGIQSSGKVVYFTSMFPYLVLTIFFIRGITLKGASAGLVHMYTPKVEMLLKPTVWLDAATQVFYSFGLAFGSLIAFGSYNTPDNNCVRDVILVSVCNAFTAIYASVVIFAILGFKAMSNVDKCIAGNKELLLFNGLLLSNSTDEQYEDIVTNFNSTAENFTIATCSLEEQLDAAAEGTGLAFIVFTQAIVELPGAPFWSCIFFLMLLALGLGSQIGILEGMLCVIFDIDLFKRVKKQYITAVVCVICFCVGLIFTTGAGEYWLKMFDSFAGTIGLVVVGLMEMVAVIYIYGHEKFTKDIEDMTGYRPGWYWQVTWRFLAPLIMAGILVSSIVCMFIQKPEYSAWDATKGVSVPTSYPGWVLVIAVIIVIAGVAPMPIVFFLRRFQCVKLDVDIHQGSIRRIDTTVSTKEMMGDVDLDEYHDRLEDFPEEEEDEDDNSDDDNNTAPSSARMVANQMKGKAFKMEVMDF